CCTGGGCCGGCCCGCCGCCGGCGAAGGCGACATAGCTGCCCTCGCGCGCGTTGCGGCCCAGCGCCTTCAGGATCAGGCCCAGCGTGATGTGGTCCGTCCCGCCCGCGCTGCCGCCGCCCACCGAGGTGCCGCCCGGATTGGCCCGGAAGGCCGCCAGAAGCCCCGCGATGTCCCGGATGTCGGAGGAGGCGGGGACGACCACCACGCCCACCTCCTGCGTCATTCGCGCGATGGGCGTGACATTGGCGAGGCCGAGCGGCGAGCGGTTGGTCAGCACCGCGCCCACCATGACCGAGCCCGCGACCATCAGCGCATCCGGCCGGCCGCGCCGCTGCGAGACGAAGCGCGGCAGGCCCACGATGCCGCCGGCGCCGCCCACATTCTCGAACTGGAAATTGCCGACGAGGCCGGCGGGCCGGGCCACCTGCTCGATGGCGCGGCCAAGCCCGTCCCAGCCGCCGCCGGGGCCGGCCGGGATGAACATGCTCATATTGGCGAAGCGCGCCTGGGCGCGGGCGCCGGGGGCGAGGGCCGGCAGCAGCGCCGCCGCGGCCAGGAGGGTTCTGCGCCGCATCGCCTCAGCCCTGCATCTGCTTGAGTTCGGGAATGCCGCCCAACGAGAGCATGTGGGCGTAGATGGCATCGA
This region of Sediminicoccus rosea genomic DNA includes:
- a CDS encoding Bug family tripartite tricarboxylate transporter substrate binding protein, which translates into the protein MRRRTLLAAAALLPALAPGARAQARFANMSMFIPAGPGGGWDGLGRAIEQVARPAGLVGNFQFENVGGAGGIVGLPRFVSQRRGRPDALMVAGSVMVGAVLTNRSPLGLANVTPIARMTQEVGVVVVPASSDIRDIAGLLAAFRANPGGTSVGGGSAGGTDHITLGLILKALGRNAREGSYVAFAGGGPAQAAILGAQVKAGISGFSEFSEQIRAGRMRALATTGETRSDPAIPTLRESGVDVVTANWRGVFGAPGINPNQRAALVNLMTELNALPAWRELLATRGWDNAFLAGAEFDRFLAADIAATEAVLKELGLAG